The stretch of DNA CGGGCCGGATGTCGTCGGCGCCGGGAGCGGAGTGAGCGGGCCGGATGTCGTCGGCGCCGGGAGCGGAGTGAGCGGGCCGGATGTCGTCGGCGCCGGGAGCGGAGTGAGCGGGCCGGGTGTCGTCGGCGCCGGGAGCGGAGGTCACAGTGTCTCCAGGATCGCGGCCCGGTGATGGGCGGGGGTGCCCCACGCGGTGAGCAGCGCGCGGGTCTTGGTCAGGTACAGGGAGAAGTCGTGTTCGGCGGTGTACCCGATGGCGCCGAGGACCTGCAGGCCGCGACGGGACGCCAGATAGGCGGCATCGCCTGCGGCGACTCTGGCTGCGGATACGTCGCGGGAGACGTCGGTACCGTCGGGGGCCTGGCCGTCGAGTCCGACGGCGGCGCCGTGCACGAGCGGTCGAGCCATCTCCAGGGCGATCGCGACGTCGGCGAGGTGATGTTTGACGGCCTGGAACGATCCGATCGCGCGATGAAACTGGGTGCGGGTCTTGGCGTATTCGGCGGACAGGTCGAGCATCGCCGATCCCAGACCGAGCAACTGGGCCGCGGTGGCCAGCGCCCCGAGGTCGCCGGCACGGTCGGTGGTGCCTTCGACGGTGTCGCCCCCGGTGATCTCGGCGACCTTGCGCGTCGGGTCGACGGTGTCCAGGAGTTCGCCGGTCGTCGCCGCGTGCACGCCGTCGTCGGTGATCAGTAGGGGCACTGCGATGTCGGGGTTCGCCGCCCGCGGGTGCAG from Gordonia humi encodes:
- a CDS encoding acyl-CoA dehydrogenase family protein produces the protein MDFLLADFHTDLAATVDGIVDRAGGIDLARDWADKSDHAPALAAYRKLAEAGITGLLVPDELGGSGAGAVETVVAVERLGRACLPGPVAETFAVAPGILGAGPALDGLLAGTPTTCAMPPLHPRAANPDIAVPLLITDDGVHAATTGELLDTVDPTRKVAEITGGDTVEGTTDRAGDLGALATAAQLLGLGSAMLDLSAEYAKTRTQFHRAIGSFQAVKHHLADVAIALEMARPLVHGAAVGLDGQAPDGTDVSRDVSAARVAAGDAAYLASRRGLQVLGAIGYTAEHDFSLYLTKTRALLTAWGTPAHHRAAILETL